The Faecalibacter bovis genome includes the window AACATTTTGGAAACCGATTCGATAGGAACACCATTGGATAATGTGACGGTCGTTGCAAAGGTATGTCTGGCACAATGAAAAGTCAGTTCTTTATTGATCCCTGTTAACGATGCAATTTCTTTTAGGTATTCATTAGTCTTTTGATTGCTATAAATGGGTAGTAATTTACCTTCTCTACATAGGGGATGATCCTTATATTTTTCGATGATTTCTAATGGTATTTGAAGTAAAGGGATTTTGGTAGGGGTAGAGGTTTTTTGACGATAGGTATGAATCCACAATTGGCGATCAATCCCTTTGACAATATGATTTTTGGTTAGGTTGAACATATCTATGTAGGCTAATCCGGTATAGCTTGAAAATATAAAAATATCGCGTACGAGATTTAAGCGGTCTGTATTGAACTCTTTTTCATAAATCGCAATGATTTCCTCTTGGGAAAGGAATATGCGTTCTACTTTATCCAACTTGACCTTATAGTTAATGAATGGATCGTTTGTTATCCAATGATTGGCTCTGCAATAGTTAATAATTTTTTTGAAGTTCTTGATGTATTTTATTGTGGTGTTGTTGCTGCAATTACGAACGGAACGAAAATAGAAATCGAAGTCCATAATAAATGCATGGTCAATTTTAGACAATGGGATATCCTTGCAATTGTATTGTCGTTGCAAAAAATCTTCTAAGTGCTTTAGCGTGGTTTTATAACGTTCTAATGTACCTGGAGCATATTCCTTGTTTACTAGTTTTTCGATTTGTGTATTATGCTGCTTGAAAATTGGGATTAACATGCGTTTGGTTTCCGCCTTATTATCAAAGTGGTTTTTGATGTCTTCTAAGGTTAGGAGTTCACCTTTTAAATTGAATGAAATTTCCAAGTTTAAGAGTTGTGTTTTGATAACATTTAGGTAACCATTTATTGTACTGGCTTCAACGGAATTTCCTTTGATTTTGGAATTTTTGGTATCCCATGTTTTTGGATCGATAAACTTTTTTAAACTGTAGTCCCAGCGTTGACCATTTATAGTGACTCTTAAATATAATGGTGCTTGCCCTTGTTTATTGGTTCTTGCCGTTCTTGGGTAGATTAGGATTTTTAAGTCTTGCTTCATTTGATTTAATTTTTATTGATGAGTAAAAAATTAATTGGTTGTTTGGTATGAATCAAGATGTCCATTCATCGAACATGTTCGTGGTTAAGCTATTAATAGGGCTGTATTAATGCTTGTGATACGCTGTAGTAAAATGAGAATTGATTGTATTCTGGTGACCAACTTTTTAATTGGGTTTATGGTCACTGAATGGTCACTCCTTAAAAGACTTTTAATGACTTTATACGAAAGTATATGACATAAAAAAAATCCTTTACTTCGGCTGAAATAAAGGATTTTGACTTTAACTATTAAAATAGTTGCGGAGAGTGAGGGATTCGAACCCCCGGAGGTATGACCCTCAACAGTTTTCAAGACTGCCGCATTCGACCACTCTGCCAACTCTCCAGTTGTAATAATCGCGGTCTATTGCGTTATTGCGAGTGCAAATATAGAATGCTTTTTTGTTTTTACAAATGTTTTTTAAGAAAAATATTTAAATAATTTTCAATCATTTGTAAAACAACATGATATATGTTTTAATTTTTTACATTGAATAGGTAAAAGTAAAAGATTCGGTTAAATTTGTAATTAACAACACTATTTTAATGAATAACTTTAAGAAATACTTCATCTTATTAGTAATATTAATTAGTTCAGGAGTTCAAGCACAGCTAGAAACTGTGAACTGGTATTTTGGGCAATACATGGGCCTTAGATTCGAGGGAAATCAAGCGATTCCTGTTGAAGGTGGTCAATTGTACACAGGAGAAGGTTGTGCATCAATATCAGATAAACAAGGAAATTTACAGTTTTATACAGATGGTACGACGGTTTATAATCGTAATCATCAAGTGATGTTGAATGGAACTAATCTAAAGGGAAATTCCTCAAGTACCCAATCAGCTATTGTGGTTCCTTATCCAGAAAATGATAAAAAATATATCATATTTACGGTTGGTGCTGACGATAGTGCAACACCAGAATTTACAAGAAATCAAGGGTTAAATTATTACCTTGTAGATATGCAATTAGAAGGTGGTTTAGGAGCAGTAATCCATCCAACAAATAATAATTTATTACCATTAGTTTCTGAAAAAATTGCAGCTGTAAGACATCGTAATTTGAAAGACTTTTGGGTTGTTTCTCATTATGGTGATCAATTTTATAGCTATTTAGTCACAAGTAGTGGAGTAAATCATAATCCAATATTATCTAGGGTAGGGCCAAATATAGATGTGCGTACTTATCCAGTAAATGCGCGTGGTTATTTAAAAATTTCGCCAAATGGTAAGACGTTAGGTATTGCGCATCTTTCAAATTTAAATTATGATAGTATTCCGTTTGGAAATATGACACCAACTGATAATTATTATCCTACAAATGGTCCTTACGCAAATTCTTTTCCAGGTTATTTAGGTTTATATCGATTTGATAATTCTACTGGTGTAGTTTCAGACGAAACTGTTTTAGATAATTCGGGTTCGCCTTATGGAATTGAATTTTCGAGCAATAACGAAAATTTTTATGCGAATGTTGATTACCACACAATTGATGAAGATAACATTGGCGAATGGCACCATGGCGAATTAATGGTTTTTAAAAATTTACTAAATAATCCAAATTATTCAGGTGGTGCAGAACCTATAAAAGCTACAAAACGAATTTTAAGAAATTATACAGAATTAGATACACCAAGTTATTTATTTGCGGCTCGTGGTGCTTTACAATTGGCAGTTAATAAACGCATATATTATAGTAGGGATTATATGGATCATTTATCACATCTAGTGGATCCAGATAATTACGAAAATCCACAGTTTGAAGAAATAGGTGTAATGTTTCCTTATTACACAT containing:
- a CDS encoding site-specific integrase, producing MKQDLKILIYPRTARTNKQGQAPLYLRVTINGQRWDYSLKKFIDPKTWDTKNSKIKGNSVEASTINGYLNVIKTQLLNLEISFNLKGELLTLEDIKNHFDNKAETKRMLIPIFKQHNTQIEKLVNKEYAPGTLERYKTTLKHLEDFLQRQYNCKDIPLSKIDHAFIMDFDFYFRSVRNCSNNTTIKYIKNFKKIINYCRANHWITNDPFINYKVKLDKVERIFLSQEEIIAIYEKEFNTDRLNLVRDIFIFSSYTGLAYIDMFNLTKNHIVKGIDRQLWIHTYRQKTSTPTKIPLLQIPLEIIEKYKDHPLCREGKLLPIYSNQKTNEYLKEIASLTGINKELTFHCARHTFATTVTLSNGVPIESVSKMLGHTNITTTQHYARITEQKISHDMQQLKNIMQKKNVI